One genomic region from Rosa rugosa chromosome 1, drRosRugo1.1, whole genome shotgun sequence encodes:
- the LOC133727253 gene encoding small ribosomal subunit protein eS27y-like: MVLHNDIDLLHPPADLEKRKHKLKRLVQTPNSFFMDVKCQGCFNITTVFSHSQTVVVCGNWQTVLCQPTGGRARLTEGCSFRRKGD, from the coding sequence ATGGTTCTTCATAATGATATCGATTTGCTTCATCCACCAGCTGATCTGGAGAAGAGGAAGCACAAGCTCAAGCGGCTTGTGCAGACCCCAAATTCTTTTTTCATGGATGTCAAATGCCAAGGATGTTTCAATATAACTACTGTGTTCAGTCACTCGCAAACTGTTGTGGTGTGTGGGAACTGGCAGACAGTGTTGTGCCAGCCTACTGGTGGGCGTGCCAGGCTCACTGAGGGTTGTTCCTTCAGGAGGAAAGGGGACTGA
- the LOC133727254 gene encoding uncharacterized protein LOC133727254 translates to MWRRSFSSGAGAAASALKDKKWDALVIGGGHNGLTAAAYLARAGLSVAVLERRHVLGGAAVTEEFIPGFKFSRCSYLQSLLRPAVIKELELARHGMKLLKRSPSSFTPCLDGRYLLLGPEKDLNHSEIAKFSKLDADAYPRYENQLEKFCQFMDPLLDSAPPESSQGASSATFGDRLKDKMHKSMFWAQLLRQAAVLGQKDMVDFMDLLLSPASKVLNNWFETDVLKATLATDAVIGTTGSVHTPGSGYVLLHHVMGETDGERGIWSYVEGGMGSVSMAIGNAAREAGAHIVTSAEVQQMLINDSGKVDGVLLSDGSRVHSSIVLSNATPYKTFKELVPDDVLPDDFLCAIKYSDYSSATTKINIAVDQLPQFKSCKLSHPHAGPQHMGTIHIGSESMEEIHLACQDAVNGLPSQRPVIEMTIPSVLDKTISPPGKHVINLFIQYTPYSPSDGHWGDPVYRESFAKKCFTLIDEYAPGFSSSVIGYDMLTPPDLEREIGLTGGNIFHGAMGLDSLFLMRPVKGWSNYRTPLPGLYLCGSGAHPGGGVMGAPGRNAARVALEDVNKPLK, encoded by the exons ATGTGGCGGAGGAGCTTTAGCAGCGGCGCCGGCGCAGCCGCAAGCGCGTTGAAGGACAAGAAATGGGACGCGCTGGTCATCGGAGGCGGCCACAACGGCCTCACTGCAGCCGCGTACCTCGCACGAGCCGGCCTCTCCGTCGCAGTCCTCGAACGCCGCCACGTCCTCGGCGGAGCCGCCGTGACGGAAGAGTTCATTCCAGGATTCAAGTTCTCCCGGTGTAGCTACCTCCAGAGCCTCCTCCGTCCCGCCGTTATCAA GGAATTAGAGCTAGCTCGGCATGGAATGAAGCTACTGAAGAGGAGTCCGTCGTCGTTTACGCCTTGTTTGGACGGACGTTATCTTCTTTTAGGGCCGGAAAAGGACCTTAACCATTCAGAGATTGCTAAGTTCTCCAAGCTAGACGCTGATGCTTATCCAAG ATATGAGAATCAGCTAGAGAAGTTCTGTCAGTTTATGGATCCTTTGCTGGATTCAGCTCCTCCAGAATCTTCGCAAGGCGCCTCCTCGGCTACTTTTGGTGACCGGTTGAAGGACAAGATGCACAAGTCGATGTTTTGGGCTCAGCTTCTGAGACAGGCTGCTGTCTTAGGCCAGAAAGATATGGT AGACTTTATGGACCTTCTGTTATCCCCGGCTTCGAAGGTTTTGAACAACTGGTTTGAG ACTGATGTTCTGAAGGCAACCCTTGCAACAGATGCTGTAATAGGAACTACG GGAAGTGTCCATACACCAGGGAGTGGATATGTTCTGCTACATCATGTGATGGGAGAAACTGACGGCGAGCGCGGAATTTGGTC GTATGTTGAAGGTGGGATGGGTTCAGTATCCATGGCTATTGGTAATGCTGCTAGGGAAGCTGGGGCTCATATTGTCACAAGTGCAGAG GTTCAGCAAATGTTAATTAATGACTCTGGCAAAGTGGATGGG GTTTTGCTATCTGATGGTTCACGGGTGCACTCTTCAATTGTTTTATCAAATGCAACCCCTTATAAAACATTCAAG GAGTTGGTGCCTGATGATGTTCTTCCAGATGATTTTCTATGTGCAATTAAATACTCAGATTACAGCTCT GCTACTACGAAGATAAATATAGCGGTTGATCAGTTGCCCCAGTTTAAGAGCTGCAAGTTAAGTCATCCTCATGCAGGTCCTCAGCATATGGGCACCATTCACATTGGTTCCGAGAG TATGGAAGAGATTCACTTGGCCTGTCAAGATGCTGTTAATGGATTACCATCACAAAGACCAGTTATCGAGATGACAATTCCATCTGTACTGGACAAGACTATATCTCCACCTG GTAAGCATGTGATCAACTTGTTTATTCAATACACACCGTATAGTCCATCAGATGGACACTGGGGAGATCCTGTTTACAGA GAATCATTTGCAAAAAAGTGTTTCACCTTAATTGATGAATATGCCCCTGGGTTCAGTTCATCAGTAATTGGTTACGACATGTTGACTCCACCAGACCTTGAAAGGGAAATTGGTTTGACAG GAGGGAATATCTTCCATGGTGCTATGGGATTGGATTCACTCTTCCTCATGCGACCTGTAAAAGGATG GTCAAATTATAGAACACCACTTCCGGGTCTGTATTTGTGCGGTAGCGGGGCCCACCCAGGGGGCGGTGTGATGGGGGCTCCCGGGCGTAATGCTGCTCGTGTGGCTTTGGAAGATGTAAACAAGCCATTGAAATGA
- the LOC133718191 gene encoding disease resistance protein RPM1-like isoform X2: MLKISLMNSCIACMRRKVAVDLQAIKAIPERKQRYGLIGQEGTSSDDVHKRVKIKAESSLFEKEDELVGIEGKKQMLMGWLINGEKKQTIVSVVGMGGSGKTTLVANTFTQETVKRHFNCFAWITVSQTYVLEDLFRSLIKEFHQSIKQEVPGNLHAMSYRELLEMLTNFLVSKRYLVVLDDVWDITLWENIRLSFPDEQIGSRIILTTRREDIASYSFGVESHVYPIQLLQRDEAMELFSKKAFPTYHNICPPELEPLAWELVEKCNGLPLAIVALRGLMSSKKSSVEWNTVRNSLNWHLSNNPLLESIKIILLLSFNGLSYRLKHCFLYCSLFPEDYFIGKNRLIRLWIAEGFIEHVKGVTPEAVAELYIMELVSRSMLQAVRRNDYETGRPRACKMHDLMRELALSESESENFATVCDGKEVMKEMGARRLSIQTTDGEITPLTDMSHLRSFLVFVTNRISSSVSEILPSGLKLLRILDLERSPVTKLPGEVVYLFNLRFLNLRKTPIKELPKSIGRLHNLQTLDIRDSNIKALPRGITKLLNLRHLIMYHYTGVHKGFRYIEGTKCPSGICKLKKLQVLACVESEGNVIRLVGNMTQLTKLGITNVKERDEIDLCASIQKMELLQDLFLMVPDEEECLRLDALTAPPAHLHTLALAGKLEMVPRWFSSLHSLTSLNLHWSRLEEDLLPHIEALASLRSLTLYNAYTGKNLSFSTGFRNLVHLQLCNFPLLNNITIEKGVMPKLQFLMLDSCLEVKTLPWGIEYLSNLETLQLGSVSVQLLESIREGGVDHSKVRHLPEVDDLVRTLFGRYNDSKS; this comes from the exons ATGTTGAAGATATCATTGATGAATTCATGTATCGCATGTATGAGAAGGAAAGTGGCGGTCGATTTGCAAG CAATCAAAGCCATTCCAGAGAGAAAACAGAGGTATGGTCTAATTGGTCAAGAAGGAACATCTTCTGATGATGTTCACAAGAGGGTAAAAATCAAAGCCGAGTCCTCGCTTTTTGAGAAGGAAGATGAACTCGTGGGAATTGAAGGGAAGAAGCAAATGTTAATGGGATGGTTGATCAATGGAGAGAAAAAACAAACTATTGTCTCTGTGGTCGGCATGGGAGGATCAGGGAAGACAACTCTCGTTGCCAACACCTTCACTCAGGAGACAGTAAAGAgacattttaattgttttgcatGGATAACTGTTTCCCAAACTTATGTGCTTGAAGACTTATTTAGAAGCTTGATAAAGGAATTCCACCAATCAATAAAACAGGAAGTCCCTGGGAATTTGCATGCAATGAGCTACAGGGAATTGCTGGAGATGTTGACAAATTTTTTGGTGTCCAAAAGATATCTAGTTGTATTGGATGACGTGTGGGATATCACTCTTTGGGAAAATATAAGATTATCATTTCCAGATGAACAGATTGGAAGTCGAATCATTCTTACAACTCGAAGAGAAGACATAGCATCCTATTCTTTTGGAGTTGAAAGTCATGTTTACCCTATTCAACTCTTGCAACGCGATGAGGCCATGGAGCTCTTCAGCAAGAAAGCATTCCCAACTTATCACAATATATGCCCGCCAGAGCTTGAACCATTAGCTTGGGAACTTGTGGAGAAGTGCAACGGCTTACCTCTGGCAATTGTGGCTTTACGTGGCCTCATGTCCTCAAAAAAGTCTTCTGTAGAATGGAATACAGTCCGCAACAGCTTAAATTGGCATCTAAGTAACAATCCGTTGTTAGAATCTATAAAGATCATCTTGTTGCTTAGTTTCAACGGTTTGTCATATCGATTAAAACATTGTTTCCTATATTGTTCCTTATTCCCAGAGGATTACTTTATAGGGAAAAATAGACTCATTAGACTGTGGATAGCTGAAGGATTTATCGAACACGTTAAAGGGGTTACACCAGAAGCAGTTGCAGAACTCTATATTATGGAACTCGTTTCTCGTAGCATGCTACAAGCTGTAAGAAGAAATGATTATGAAACCGGAAGGCCAAGGGCATGCAAGATGCATGATCTTATGCGGGAGCTTGCTTTATCGGAATCAGAATCGGAGAACTTTGCTACTGTGTGCGATGGCAAAGAAGTAATGAAAGAAATGGGAGCCCGTCGTTTGTCAATTCAAACAACCGATGGGGAAATTACGCCACTCACAGATATGTCGCATCTTCGTTCTTTTCTTGTCTTTGTCACTAATAGAATCTCATCGTCTGTTTCTGAGATATTGCCTTCTGGATTGAAGTTGTTGAGGATTCTAGATTTGGAAAGGTCCCCGGTTACTAAATTGCCAGGTGAAGTTGTGTACTTATTCAACTTAAGATTTTTAAATTTGAGGAAAACTCCCATTAAAGAGCTTCCCAAATCCATAGGACGGCTCCACAATCTCCAGACCTTGGACATAAGGGATTCCAATATAAAGGCACTTCCAAGGGGAATTACCAAGCTGCTTAACCTACGCCATCTGATTATGTACCATTACACTGGAGTACATAAGGGCTTCAGATATATTGAAGGGACAAAATGTCCTTCTGGTATTTGTAAGTTGAAGAAGTTGCAAGTTTTGGCATGTGTTGAATCAGAAGGAAATGTTATTAGACTTGTCGGGAACATGACCCAACTTACTAAGCTTGGCATCACAAATGTAAAAGAAAGAGACGAGATAGACCTATGTGCTTCAATTCAAAAGATGGAGCTCCTCCAGGACTTGTTTTTAATGGTACCTGATGAAGAGGAATGTCTTCGACTCGATGCGctaactgcacctcctgctcaCCTTCACACACTTGCGTTGGCTGGAAAGTTGGAAATGGTACCACGTTGGTTTTCTTCACTTCACAGCCTCACATCTTTGAATCTGCATTGGTCTAGACTTGAGGAAGATTTATTACCTCACATTGAAGCACTGGCCAGCCTACGAAGCCTTACTCTTTATAATGCATACACTGGGAAAAACCTTAGTTTCAGTACAGGCTTCAGAAATCTTGTGCATTTGCAGCTGTGCAATTTCCCTTTACTGAATAACATAACTATAGAGAAAGGGGTGATGCCAAAGCTGCAGTTCTTGATGCTGGATAGCTGTCTGGAAGTAAAGACTTTGCCGTGGGGTATTGAATACCTTTCTAATCTTGAAACCTTGCAGTTGGGATCTGTTTCAGTGCAACTTCTAGAGTCCATACGAGAAGGAGGTGTGGATCATTCAAAGGTGCGACACCTTCCAGAAGTCGATGATTTAGTCAGAACGTTATTTGGGAGGTATAATGACAGCAAGTCCTAG
- the LOC133718191 gene encoding disease resistance protein RPM1-like isoform X1 encodes MASAPTDLLIGKIVSILESEASSIAGVRDEVDEIKLELESMKSFLEDTEWKKASTQGEKTWIANVRNLACDVEDIIDEFMYRMYEKESGGRFARFLQKTIHIPKNLWYKRQIANKLQKIIAAIKAIPERKQRYGLIGQEGTSSDDVHKRVKIKAESSLFEKEDELVGIEGKKQMLMGWLINGEKKQTIVSVVGMGGSGKTTLVANTFTQETVKRHFNCFAWITVSQTYVLEDLFRSLIKEFHQSIKQEVPGNLHAMSYRELLEMLTNFLVSKRYLVVLDDVWDITLWENIRLSFPDEQIGSRIILTTRREDIASYSFGVESHVYPIQLLQRDEAMELFSKKAFPTYHNICPPELEPLAWELVEKCNGLPLAIVALRGLMSSKKSSVEWNTVRNSLNWHLSNNPLLESIKIILLLSFNGLSYRLKHCFLYCSLFPEDYFIGKNRLIRLWIAEGFIEHVKGVTPEAVAELYIMELVSRSMLQAVRRNDYETGRPRACKMHDLMRELALSESESENFATVCDGKEVMKEMGARRLSIQTTDGEITPLTDMSHLRSFLVFVTNRISSSVSEILPSGLKLLRILDLERSPVTKLPGEVVYLFNLRFLNLRKTPIKELPKSIGRLHNLQTLDIRDSNIKALPRGITKLLNLRHLIMYHYTGVHKGFRYIEGTKCPSGICKLKKLQVLACVESEGNVIRLVGNMTQLTKLGITNVKERDEIDLCASIQKMELLQDLFLMVPDEEECLRLDALTAPPAHLHTLALAGKLEMVPRWFSSLHSLTSLNLHWSRLEEDLLPHIEALASLRSLTLYNAYTGKNLSFSTGFRNLVHLQLCNFPLLNNITIEKGVMPKLQFLMLDSCLEVKTLPWGIEYLSNLETLQLGSVSVQLLESIREGGVDHSKVRHLPEVDDLVRTLFGRYNDSKS; translated from the coding sequence ATGGCCTCAGCTCCAACAGACCTCTTGATTGGCAAAATTGTGAGCATTCTAGAGAGCGAAGCATCCTCCATAGCCGGTGTTCGTGATGAAGTTGATGAGATTAAGCTGGAGCTTGAGAGCATGAAGTCTTTCCTAGAGGATACGGAGTGGAAGAAAGCAAGTACACAAGGAGAGAAAACGTGGATTGCAAACGTGAGAAACTTGGCCTGCGATGTTGAAGATATCATTGATGAATTCATGTATCGCATGTATGAGAAGGAAAGTGGCGGTCGATTTGCAAGGTTTCTCCAAAAAACCATTCACATCCCAAAAAACCTCTGGTATAAGCGTCAAATTGCTAACAAGTTACAGAAAATTATTGCAGCAATCAAAGCCATTCCAGAGAGAAAACAGAGGTATGGTCTAATTGGTCAAGAAGGAACATCTTCTGATGATGTTCACAAGAGGGTAAAAATCAAAGCCGAGTCCTCGCTTTTTGAGAAGGAAGATGAACTCGTGGGAATTGAAGGGAAGAAGCAAATGTTAATGGGATGGTTGATCAATGGAGAGAAAAAACAAACTATTGTCTCTGTGGTCGGCATGGGAGGATCAGGGAAGACAACTCTCGTTGCCAACACCTTCACTCAGGAGACAGTAAAGAgacattttaattgttttgcatGGATAACTGTTTCCCAAACTTATGTGCTTGAAGACTTATTTAGAAGCTTGATAAAGGAATTCCACCAATCAATAAAACAGGAAGTCCCTGGGAATTTGCATGCAATGAGCTACAGGGAATTGCTGGAGATGTTGACAAATTTTTTGGTGTCCAAAAGATATCTAGTTGTATTGGATGACGTGTGGGATATCACTCTTTGGGAAAATATAAGATTATCATTTCCAGATGAACAGATTGGAAGTCGAATCATTCTTACAACTCGAAGAGAAGACATAGCATCCTATTCTTTTGGAGTTGAAAGTCATGTTTACCCTATTCAACTCTTGCAACGCGATGAGGCCATGGAGCTCTTCAGCAAGAAAGCATTCCCAACTTATCACAATATATGCCCGCCAGAGCTTGAACCATTAGCTTGGGAACTTGTGGAGAAGTGCAACGGCTTACCTCTGGCAATTGTGGCTTTACGTGGCCTCATGTCCTCAAAAAAGTCTTCTGTAGAATGGAATACAGTCCGCAACAGCTTAAATTGGCATCTAAGTAACAATCCGTTGTTAGAATCTATAAAGATCATCTTGTTGCTTAGTTTCAACGGTTTGTCATATCGATTAAAACATTGTTTCCTATATTGTTCCTTATTCCCAGAGGATTACTTTATAGGGAAAAATAGACTCATTAGACTGTGGATAGCTGAAGGATTTATCGAACACGTTAAAGGGGTTACACCAGAAGCAGTTGCAGAACTCTATATTATGGAACTCGTTTCTCGTAGCATGCTACAAGCTGTAAGAAGAAATGATTATGAAACCGGAAGGCCAAGGGCATGCAAGATGCATGATCTTATGCGGGAGCTTGCTTTATCGGAATCAGAATCGGAGAACTTTGCTACTGTGTGCGATGGCAAAGAAGTAATGAAAGAAATGGGAGCCCGTCGTTTGTCAATTCAAACAACCGATGGGGAAATTACGCCACTCACAGATATGTCGCATCTTCGTTCTTTTCTTGTCTTTGTCACTAATAGAATCTCATCGTCTGTTTCTGAGATATTGCCTTCTGGATTGAAGTTGTTGAGGATTCTAGATTTGGAAAGGTCCCCGGTTACTAAATTGCCAGGTGAAGTTGTGTACTTATTCAACTTAAGATTTTTAAATTTGAGGAAAACTCCCATTAAAGAGCTTCCCAAATCCATAGGACGGCTCCACAATCTCCAGACCTTGGACATAAGGGATTCCAATATAAAGGCACTTCCAAGGGGAATTACCAAGCTGCTTAACCTACGCCATCTGATTATGTACCATTACACTGGAGTACATAAGGGCTTCAGATATATTGAAGGGACAAAATGTCCTTCTGGTATTTGTAAGTTGAAGAAGTTGCAAGTTTTGGCATGTGTTGAATCAGAAGGAAATGTTATTAGACTTGTCGGGAACATGACCCAACTTACTAAGCTTGGCATCACAAATGTAAAAGAAAGAGACGAGATAGACCTATGTGCTTCAATTCAAAAGATGGAGCTCCTCCAGGACTTGTTTTTAATGGTACCTGATGAAGAGGAATGTCTTCGACTCGATGCGctaactgcacctcctgctcaCCTTCACACACTTGCGTTGGCTGGAAAGTTGGAAATGGTACCACGTTGGTTTTCTTCACTTCACAGCCTCACATCTTTGAATCTGCATTGGTCTAGACTTGAGGAAGATTTATTACCTCACATTGAAGCACTGGCCAGCCTACGAAGCCTTACTCTTTATAATGCATACACTGGGAAAAACCTTAGTTTCAGTACAGGCTTCAGAAATCTTGTGCATTTGCAGCTGTGCAATTTCCCTTTACTGAATAACATAACTATAGAGAAAGGGGTGATGCCAAAGCTGCAGTTCTTGATGCTGGATAGCTGTCTGGAAGTAAAGACTTTGCCGTGGGGTATTGAATACCTTTCTAATCTTGAAACCTTGCAGTTGGGATCTGTTTCAGTGCAACTTCTAGAGTCCATACGAGAAGGAGGTGTGGATCATTCAAAGGTGCGACACCTTCCAGAAGTCGATGATTTAGTCAGAACGTTATTTGGGAGGTATAATGACAGCAAGTCCTAG
- the LOC133718210 gene encoding AP-3 complex subunit sigma isoform X2, translating to MIRAVIVINTQGKPRLAKFYEFQPVEKQQELIRSVYGVLSSRAENVSNFLDAESIFGPDTRLVYKHFATLYFVFVFDSSENELAMLDLIQVFVETLDKCFKNVCELDVVLNYSKLHTVLDEIIFGGQVLETSSTEVLKAVEEISKLETASNAISLVPKSVSSWRSR from the exons ATGATACGAGCGGTGATAGTGATAAATACTCAGGGCAAGCCTCGCCTTGCTAAGTTCTACGAATTTCAG CCTGTGGAGAAGCAACAGGAGCTAATACGCAGCGTCTATGGAG TTTTGAGCAGTAGAGCTGAGAATGTGAGCAATTTCCTGGATGCGGAGTCTATTTTTGGTCCG GACACTCGTCTTGTGTACAAGCATTTTGCAACTTTGTACTTTGTCTTTGTTTTCGATAGTTCTGAAAACGAGCTTGCCATGCTCGACTTGATACAAG TTTTTGTGGAAACATTGGACAAATGCTTCAAGAACGTATGCGAGCTTGATGTGGTGCTCAATTACAGCAAG ttGCATACTGTATTGGATGAGATTATTTTTGGAGGTCAAGTGCTGGAAACAAGTTCCACCGAAGTTCTGAAGGCAGTTGAAGAAATCTCAAA GTTAGAAACAGCTTCAAACGCTATTTCATTGGTTCCAAAATCTGTTTCTAGCTGGAGGAGTCGATAG
- the LOC133718210 gene encoding AP-3 complex subunit sigma isoform X1 codes for MIRAVIVINTQGKPRLAKFYEFQPVEKQQELIRSVYGVLSSRAENVSNFLDAESIFGPDTRLVYKHFATLYFVFVFDSSENELAMLDLIQVFVETLDKCFKNVCELDVVLNYSKLHTVLDEIIFGGQVLETSSTEVLKAVEEISKCLFCPSPSFCLNILFEGGLYTCSCLDWND; via the exons ATGATACGAGCGGTGATAGTGATAAATACTCAGGGCAAGCCTCGCCTTGCTAAGTTCTACGAATTTCAG CCTGTGGAGAAGCAACAGGAGCTAATACGCAGCGTCTATGGAG TTTTGAGCAGTAGAGCTGAGAATGTGAGCAATTTCCTGGATGCGGAGTCTATTTTTGGTCCG GACACTCGTCTTGTGTACAAGCATTTTGCAACTTTGTACTTTGTCTTTGTTTTCGATAGTTCTGAAAACGAGCTTGCCATGCTCGACTTGATACAAG TTTTTGTGGAAACATTGGACAAATGCTTCAAGAACGTATGCGAGCTTGATGTGGTGCTCAATTACAGCAAG ttGCATACTGTATTGGATGAGATTATTTTTGGAGGTCAAGTGCTGGAAACAAGTTCCACCGAAGTTCTGAAGGCAGTTGAAGAAATCTCAAAGTGCCTTTTCTGTCCCTCTCCCTCGTTCTGTCTGAATATTCTCTTTGAAGGTGGTTTGTATACCTGTTCTTGTTTGGATTGGAATGATTAA
- the LOC133718203 gene encoding uncharacterized protein LOC133718203 — protein MAALEEDQDDVVINPATMLLRDDDSYEVKMAESEQLRQHSLPSIESTIVTRQLPSQGLSFQLWPAATTLLTLLDDHRRDPTTSPLGPTLSALDSGRRLKILELGSGTGLVGIAAAATLGACVTVTDLPHVVDNLKFNAELNAAVLGGSGGSVRVAALRWGEAEDAEAIGREFDIVLASDVVYHDHLYEPLLKTLSFLLLGEGGVVFVMAHLRRWKKESAFFKRARKLFEVELLHVDPPCQGSRVGVTVYRFTGKPSKKLLNGVSVNNVNGIL, from the coding sequence ATGGCCGCTCTAGAAGAAGACCAAGACGACGTCGTTATAAACCCCGCCACAATGCTCCTCCGCGACGACGACTCCTACGAGGTCAAGATGGCGGAGAGCGAACAGCTCCGGCAGCATTCTCTGCCTTCGATCGAGTCCACAATCGTCACCAGGCAGCTCCCCTCGCAAGGTCTCTCCTTTCAGCTCTGGCCGGCGGCCACCACGCTCCTCACTCTCCTCGACGACCACCGCCGTGACCCCACCACGAGCCCCCTGGGCCCCACGCTCTCGGCGTTGGATTCCGGCCGGAGACTCAAGATCCTCGAACTAGGTTCTGGAACCGGCCTCGTCGGAATAGCCGCCGCCGCCACGCTCGGCGCGTGCGTCACGGTGACGGACCTCCCGCACGTCGTCGACAACCTAAAGTTCAATGCGGAACTAAACGCCGCCGTTTTGGGGGGGAGCGGCGGGAGTGTGAGAGTGGCGGCGCTGAGGTGGGGAGAGGCGGAGGACGCGGAGGCAATAGGGCGCGAGTTTGATATTGTATTGGCGTCGGATGTAGTGTATCACGACCACCTCTACGAGCCGCTGCTCAAAACGCTGTCGTTTCTGCTGTTGGGGGAGGGCGGCGTGGTGTTTGTGATGGCCCACTTGAGGAGGTGGAAGAAGGAGTCGGCCTTCTTCAAGAGGGCCAGGAAGCTTTTTGAGGTTGAGCTCTTGCACGTGGATCCTCCGTGCCAGGGATCGAGGGTGGGAGTTACTGTTTACCGTTTTACCGGGAAGCCAAGTAAGAAATTGTTGAATGGTGTCTCAGTGAACAATGTCAATGGCATTCTCTAA